The Elgaria multicarinata webbii isolate HBS135686 ecotype San Diego chromosome 4, rElgMul1.1.pri, whole genome shotgun sequence genome contains a region encoding:
- the LRRTM2 gene encoding leucine-rich repeat transmembrane neuronal protein 2 yields MGLHFKWPLGAPMLAAVYAMSIVFKMLPALGTACPPKCRCEKLLFYCDSQGFHSVPNTTDKGCLGLSLRHNFIMELEGDQFASFSQLTWLHLDHNQIETVREDGFQGLYKLKELILSSNKISHLPNTTFSQLLNLQHLDLSFNQLSALHPELFYGLRKLQTLSLRSNSLRTIPVRLFSDCRSLDFLDLSTNRLRSLARNGFAGLIKLRELHLEHNQLTKINFAHFLRLSNLHMLFLQGNKISNLTCGMEWTWGTLEKLDLSGNEIKAIDMTVFETMPNLKVLLMDNNKLTTLESKVLYSLKTLTTVGLSSNPWECSPKICALATWLSGFQGRWEHSILCHSPNHTQGEDILDAVYGFQLCWNLSTVVTSIATSYRAPTTEYTKRISSSNFHVGDKEISTTTGIPITTEEQLPEPNNTIFTQQVITGTMALLFSFFFIIFVVFISRKCCPPTLRKIRQCSMIQSHRQLRSQTRLHMSNMSDQGPYNEYEPTHEGPFIIINGYGQCKCQQLPYKECEV; encoded by the exons ATGG GCTTACATTTCAAGTGGCCATTAGGGGCTCCTATGCTGGCAGCAGTATATGCAATgagtattgtttttaaaatgctgcctGCCTTGGGCACGGCTTGTCCTCCAAAATGCCGTTGTGAGAAGCTGCTCTTTTACTGTGACTCTCAGGGGTTTCACTCAGTGCCAAACACCACTGACAAGGGCTGTCTAGGTTTGTCATTGAGGCACAATTTTATTATGGAACTTGAAGGGGATCAGTTTGCCAGCTTCAGTCAACTTACTTGGCTTCATTTAGACCATAATCAAATTGAAACAGTAAGAGAAGATGGTTTTCAAGGACTGTATAAACTCAAGGAATTAATTTTAAGTTCAAACAAAATCTCTCATTTGCCAAACACAACTTTTAGCCAACTGCTTAACCTGCAACATTTGGACCTCTCTTTCAATCAGTTATCTGCTTTGCATCCCGAGTTGTTCTATGGCCTTCGCAAACTGCAAACCTTGAGTTTACGTTCCAATTCCCTGAGGACTATTCCAGTCCGTCTGTTTTCAGACTGTCGTAGTTTGGATTTTTTGGATTTGAGCACAAATCGCTTGCGAAGTTTGGCACGCAATGGATTTGCAGGATTAATCAAACTGAGGGAGCTTCACCTAGAGCACAACCAGCTGACAAAGATTAACTTTGCTCATTTCCTACGGCTAAGCAATCTGCACATGCTCTTCTTGCAGGGGAATAAAATTAGCAACTTGACATGCGGGATGGAATGGACCTGGGGCACTTTAGAAAAGCTAGATTTGTCTGGAAATGAGATCAAAGCCATTGATATGACAGTTTTTGAAACAATGCCTAATCTTAAAGTACTCCTAATGGATAACAACAAGCTAACCACCCTGGAGTCCAAGGTTTTATATTCACTTAAAACCCTAACTACAGTGGGCCTCTCCAGCAACCCCTGGGAATGCAGTCCCAAAATATGTGCATTAGCCACATGGCTCAGTGGCTTCCAAGGTCGGTGGGAGCACTCCATACTTTGTCATAGCCCAAACCACACCCAGGGAGAGGATATTCTAGATGCAGTTTATGGTTTTCAGCTTTGCTGGAATTTATCAACTGTTGTTACATCCATTGCTACAAGTTACAGAGCTCCAACGACTGAATACACAAAAAGAATAAGCTCCTCAAATTTCCATGTGGGAGACAAAGAAATTTCAACAACTACGGGCATACCCATTACCACAGAAGAGCAGTTGCCTGAGCCAAACAATACCATCTTTACCCAGCAGGTAATTACAGGAACGATggctttattattttctttcttttttatcattTTTGTAGTGTTCATCTCCAGGAAGTGCTGCCCTCCCACATTAAGAAAAATTAGGCAGTGCTCAATGATTCAAAGCCACAGGCAACTACGATCTCAAACACGGCTACATATGTCAAACATGTCAGACCAAGGACCATATAATGAATATGAACCCACCCATGAAGGACCCTTCATCATCATTAATGGTTATGGACAGTGCAAGTGTCAGCAACTACCCTATAAAGAATGTGAAGTGTAA